The following proteins are encoded in a genomic region of Cellulomonas sp. ES6:
- a CDS encoding CoA transferase has translation MKPLAGLRVVDMTAFLAAPTTQRVLGEWGADVIKVEPPRGDPGRTQGTVFGTPCTDDENPGFDMANMNKRFVTVDLRTPGGREVMDRLLADADVFVTSTRVRSLAKLGYDFDTLHARFPRLVMAQVLGFGAEGPLKDAAGFDMTTYMSRGGVLATTRDREGTAMLPPSGYGDFQVSFVLAAGILAALLQRDRTGQGDYVTASLLHSGVFMLNQAMIAAQYGAEYPKARRAVTNPFNNTYLGSDGGLMALCVAEYDRDYDAVMRVVGREDLVGDPVLGVCADMNAAGRNAEVVDALDAAFARRPAADWLAAFGALDLPIAPCQLPRDVYDDPQAQANDVLRTVTYPNGAQRMLPTNPVRFASQGHPELTLSRPQGADTQAVLAELGYTPAQVADLLAAGAVHGPAAPSAPAAPVAPAAPAAPAPAAP, from the coding sequence ATGAAGCCGCTCGCAGGTCTGCGCGTCGTCGACATGACGGCGTTCCTGGCCGCCCCCACCACCCAGCGCGTGCTGGGCGAGTGGGGGGCGGACGTGATCAAGGTCGAGCCGCCGCGGGGCGACCCCGGCCGCACCCAGGGCACCGTCTTCGGCACGCCGTGCACGGACGACGAGAACCCCGGGTTCGACATGGCGAACATGAACAAGCGGTTCGTCACGGTCGACCTGCGCACGCCCGGCGGGCGCGAGGTCATGGACCGGCTGCTGGCGGACGCCGACGTGTTCGTGACCAGCACGCGGGTCCGCTCCCTGGCGAAGCTGGGGTACGACTTCGACACGCTGCACGCCCGGTTCCCCCGCCTCGTCATGGCCCAGGTGCTCGGCTTCGGCGCCGAGGGGCCGCTCAAGGACGCCGCCGGCTTCGACATGACCACCTACATGTCGCGCGGCGGGGTCCTCGCCACCACCCGGGACCGCGAGGGCACCGCGATGCTGCCGCCGTCGGGGTACGGGGACTTCCAGGTCTCGTTCGTGCTCGCCGCCGGCATCCTGGCCGCGCTGCTGCAGCGGGACCGCACCGGCCAGGGCGACTACGTCACGGCCAGCCTGCTGCACTCCGGGGTGTTCATGCTCAACCAGGCGATGATCGCGGCGCAGTACGGCGCCGAGTACCCCAAGGCGCGGCGGGCCGTCACCAACCCGTTCAACAACACCTACCTCGGCTCGGACGGCGGCCTCATGGCCCTGTGCGTCGCGGAGTACGACCGGGACTACGACGCCGTCATGCGCGTGGTCGGCCGCGAGGACCTGGTCGGCGACCCGGTGCTCGGGGTGTGCGCGGACATGAACGCCGCCGGGCGCAACGCCGAGGTCGTCGACGCGCTCGACGCCGCGTTCGCCCGCCGGCCCGCGGCCGACTGGCTGGCCGCCTTCGGCGCGCTGGACCTCCCGATCGCCCCCTGCCAGCTCCCCCGGGACGTCTACGACGACCCGCAGGCGCAGGCCAACGACGTGCTGCGGACCGTGACCTACCCCAACGGCGCGCAGCGGATGCTGCCGACCAACCCGGTGCGGTTCGCCAGCCAGGGCCACCCCGAGCTCACGCTGTCGCGGCCGCAGGGCGCGGACACGCAGGCCGTGCTCGCCGAGCTCGGCTACACCCCCGCGCAGGTCGCCGACCTGCTGGCCGCCGGCGCCGTGCACGGTCCGGCCGCGCCGTCCGCACCCGCGGCACCGGTGGCGCCCGCGGCACCCGCCGCGCCGGCGCCCGCCGCCCCCTGA
- a CDS encoding acyl-CoA dehydrogenase family protein gives MALILTEEQSELVAMVREFVQKEVAPHIGAADKAGELPPGFFGPAFEMGLHMLEIPEEFGGGGLDFATTAMVFEELGKVDAGYAITLVSTFVALRNVILAGTPEQAQLFADLVAPGGLGAFVLSEPGAGSDAAAIRTTAVRDGDEYVLNGTKTWITNGGIAKVYAVLAKTDPAAGHRGISCFIVETDRPGVSWGTHEDKCGLRTSNTCDVVFDEVRVPADHRVGAEGEGFRIAMRGLDFSRAFMATICVGMMQRALDEAVAYARQREQFGQPIIEFQLVQKLLADMAAQTEAARCLVHNTMRLMDAGLPVTKEGAITKMLVSDMLQDVVSKAIQVLGGNGYTKEYPVEKIFRDAKVFQIMEGTNEIQALVIGRALARESA, from the coding sequence GTGGCCCTCATCCTCACCGAGGAGCAGTCCGAGCTCGTCGCGATGGTCCGTGAGTTCGTCCAGAAGGAGGTCGCGCCGCACATCGGCGCCGCCGACAAGGCCGGCGAGCTGCCGCCCGGGTTCTTCGGGCCCGCGTTCGAGATGGGCCTGCACATGCTCGAGATCCCCGAGGAGTTCGGAGGCGGCGGCCTGGACTTCGCGACCACCGCGATGGTGTTCGAGGAGCTCGGCAAGGTCGACGCCGGCTACGCGATCACCCTGGTGTCGACGTTCGTCGCGCTGCGCAACGTCATCCTCGCCGGCACGCCGGAGCAGGCCCAGCTGTTCGCCGACCTGGTGGCCCCGGGCGGCCTCGGCGCGTTCGTGCTGTCCGAGCCCGGCGCCGGGTCGGACGCCGCCGCGATCCGCACCACCGCGGTGCGGGACGGCGACGAGTACGTGCTCAACGGCACCAAGACCTGGATCACCAACGGCGGCATCGCGAAGGTCTACGCCGTGCTCGCCAAGACCGACCCGGCCGCCGGCCACCGCGGCATCTCGTGCTTCATCGTCGAGACCGACCGGCCCGGTGTCTCCTGGGGCACCCACGAGGACAAGTGCGGCCTGCGCACGTCCAACACCTGCGACGTCGTCTTCGACGAGGTGCGCGTCCCGGCCGACCACCGCGTCGGCGCCGAGGGCGAGGGCTTCCGGATCGCCATGCGCGGCCTGGACTTCTCGCGCGCGTTCATGGCGACGATCTGCGTCGGCATGATGCAGCGCGCCCTGGACGAGGCCGTCGCCTACGCGAGGCAGCGCGAGCAGTTCGGGCAGCCGATCATCGAGTTCCAGCTCGTCCAGAAGCTGCTCGCCGACATGGCCGCGCAGACCGAGGCCGCCCGCTGCCTCGTGCACAACACGATGCGCCTCATGGACGCCGGCCTCCCCGTCACCAAGGAGGGGGCCATCACCAAGATGCTCGTCTCCGACATGCTGCAGGACGTCGTCAGCAAGGCGATCCAGGTGCTCGGCGGCAACGGGTACACCAAGGAGTACCCGGTCGAGAAGATCTTCCGGGACGCCAAGGTCTTCCAGATCATGGAGGGCACCAACGAGATCCAGGCCCTGGTCATCGGCCGGGCGCTGGCGCGCGAGTCGGCCTGA
- a CDS encoding FAD-dependent oxidoreductase, with the protein MDEEVFDAIVVGGGFAGLAATYRLAQAGRSVLLVERGATCGSKNLTGGRLYTYALQALLGDDWREAPLQRRVTREIISLLTEQDAVNIDTTLGSAPEESYTVLATPLLEWLAARCEEAGAMVVTATTVEGLLVRDGVVRGVKAGEDELEARVVIDCEGINPLLLERAGLIRPLDPHAVAVGAKYVYRYGSGEEVDRIFGVRPGEGAAVLGMGAVTRGVFGGVFCYSNADSVSLGLVLDSVAWKESGHSLLDTAEALHEHPAIGRYVAGGELVEYGAHLVYEGGYDTLPELSGAGWLVCGDAAGLCLNRGFTIRGMDYAVMSGIAAADAVTGALDAAAGTGPLGAAALSGYRERLEAGLLRDFRATRGAHDWMAATTDLFTVYPQLAVDAMTGLYHVGPEPLTPVASTLWRAARQIKKPVRTARTLLKGVRTL; encoded by the coding sequence ATGGACGAGGAGGTCTTCGACGCGATCGTCGTCGGCGGGGGCTTCGCGGGCCTCGCCGCGACCTACCGGCTGGCGCAGGCCGGCCGCTCCGTCCTGCTGGTCGAGCGCGGCGCCACGTGCGGCTCCAAGAACCTCACCGGCGGCCGCCTCTACACCTACGCGCTGCAGGCGCTGCTCGGCGACGACTGGCGCGAGGCCCCCCTCCAGCGCCGGGTCACCCGCGAGATCATCTCGCTGCTGACCGAGCAGGACGCGGTGAACATCGACACCACGCTCGGCTCCGCGCCCGAGGAGTCGTACACCGTCCTCGCCACGCCGCTGCTGGAGTGGCTGGCCGCCCGGTGCGAGGAGGCCGGCGCGATGGTCGTCACCGCCACCACCGTCGAGGGCCTGCTGGTCCGCGACGGCGTGGTCCGGGGCGTGAAGGCCGGCGAGGACGAGCTCGAGGCGCGCGTCGTCATCGACTGCGAGGGCATCAACCCGCTGCTGCTGGAGCGCGCCGGCCTGATCCGGCCGCTCGACCCGCACGCCGTGGCGGTCGGCGCCAAGTACGTCTACCGGTACGGCTCCGGCGAGGAGGTCGACCGCATCTTCGGCGTCCGGCCCGGCGAGGGCGCCGCGGTGCTCGGCATGGGCGCGGTCACCCGCGGGGTGTTCGGCGGCGTGTTCTGCTACTCCAACGCCGACTCGGTGTCGCTGGGCCTGGTGCTCGACTCCGTCGCGTGGAAGGAGTCCGGGCACTCGCTGCTCGACACCGCCGAGGCGCTGCACGAGCACCCGGCGATCGGCCGCTACGTCGCCGGCGGGGAGCTCGTCGAGTACGGCGCCCACCTGGTCTACGAGGGCGGGTACGACACGCTGCCCGAGCTGTCCGGCGCCGGCTGGCTGGTCTGCGGCGACGCGGCAGGGCTGTGCCTCAACCGCGGCTTCACGATCCGCGGCATGGACTACGCGGTCATGAGCGGGATCGCGGCCGCGGACGCCGTGACCGGGGCGCTGGACGCCGCGGCCGGCACCGGGCCGCTGGGCGCCGCCGCGCTGTCCGGGTACCGCGAGCGCCTGGAGGCCGGGCTGCTGCGCGACTTCCGGGCGACGCGGGGCGCGCACGACTGGATGGCCGCGACGACCGACCTGTTCACCGTCTACCCGCAGCTCGCCGTCGACGCGATGACCGGGCTGTACCACGTGGGCCCCGAGCCGCTGACGCCCGTCGCGTCGACGCTGTGGCGCGCCGCCCGCCAGATCAAGAAGCCGGTGCGGACCGCCCGCACCCTGCTGAAGGGAGTGCGGACGCTGTGA
- a CDS encoding AMP-binding protein codes for MSPARRAELRRAGLWGDASLDDYWRLSVLAGPEQEAVVDSRGARLTYAEVDDRAARIATWLSGHGVGRGDVVSVQLPSWAEMVCVNAACLRIGAVVNPVLTAYRETELREVLTRSRSRALLVPTRFRGADLEPVAARLAAELDHLVAVAAVPHNGRPATAVPDLADVVATHEPLPEDLRRPGRGEDVAAVLFTSGSEARPKGVLLSHDNVLSGERGFARMLGVGHGDRVLMPAPLGHATGYLHGLTLPYLVGGTALLLDVPTGPSAVAMARAEGATCGMAAASVVRCMLDSCDPGERVAEHLRFLCCGGSPVPRSLAREALDHGVRLLSVYGSTESAPHTLTTPADDLERVLTTDGRPVPGVEVRVVDPVTREPLPVGEVGEAASRGPQVFCGYLDDPALTAAVLDADGWYYSGDLARLDADGYLRIVGRAKDVIIRGGENISAAEVEQVLRECPGVRDAAAVAMPDRRLGECVCAYLVLEPGVPAPDVPALREQFLARGLAKYKIPAHVEVVDALPLSPAGKVRKDVLRERAAALVPVG; via the coding sequence GTGAGCCCCGCCCGGCGGGCGGAGCTGCGGCGCGCGGGGCTGTGGGGCGACGCGTCGCTCGACGACTACTGGCGGCTGTCCGTGCTCGCCGGGCCCGAGCAGGAGGCCGTCGTCGACTCGCGCGGCGCCCGGCTCACCTACGCCGAGGTGGACGACCGCGCCGCCCGCATCGCCACCTGGCTGAGCGGGCACGGCGTCGGCCGGGGCGACGTGGTCTCGGTCCAGCTGCCGAGCTGGGCCGAGATGGTCTGCGTGAACGCGGCCTGCCTGCGCATCGGCGCGGTCGTCAACCCCGTGCTCACCGCGTACCGCGAGACCGAGCTGCGCGAGGTGCTCACCCGCAGCCGGTCGCGCGCGCTGCTCGTCCCGACCCGGTTCCGGGGGGCCGACCTCGAGCCCGTCGCCGCGCGGCTCGCCGCCGAGCTGGACCACCTGGTCGCCGTCGCCGCCGTCCCGCACAACGGCCGGCCCGCGACAGCGGTGCCCGACCTGGCGGACGTCGTCGCGACCCACGAGCCGCTGCCCGAGGACCTGCGGCGGCCGGGGCGCGGCGAGGACGTGGCCGCCGTGCTGTTCACCTCGGGGTCGGAGGCCCGGCCCAAGGGCGTGCTGCTGTCCCACGACAACGTGCTGTCCGGGGAGCGGGGGTTCGCGCGCATGCTCGGCGTCGGCCACGGCGACCGGGTGCTCATGCCCGCGCCGCTCGGCCACGCGACCGGGTACCTGCACGGCCTCACGCTGCCGTACCTGGTGGGCGGCACCGCGCTGCTGCTCGACGTGCCGACCGGGCCGTCCGCGGTCGCGATGGCCCGCGCCGAGGGCGCCACGTGCGGCATGGCCGCGGCCAGCGTCGTGCGGTGCATGCTCGACTCGTGCGACCCGGGCGAGCGCGTCGCGGAGCACCTGCGGTTCCTGTGCTGCGGCGGCTCCCCCGTGCCGCGGTCGCTCGCCCGCGAGGCGCTCGACCACGGGGTCCGGCTGCTCAGCGTCTACGGGTCCACCGAGAGCGCCCCGCACACCCTCACCACCCCCGCCGACGACCTCGAGCGGGTGCTCACCACCGACGGCCGCCCCGTGCCCGGCGTCGAGGTGCGCGTCGTCGACCCGGTGACCCGCGAGCCGCTGCCGGTCGGTGAGGTCGGCGAGGCGGCGTCCCGCGGCCCGCAGGTGTTCTGCGGCTACCTGGACGACCCCGCGCTCACCGCCGCGGTGCTCGACGCCGACGGCTGGTACTACTCCGGCGACCTCGCCCGGCTCGACGCCGACGGCTACCTCCGCATCGTCGGCCGGGCCAAGGACGTCATCATCCGCGGCGGCGAGAACATCTCCGCCGCGGAGGTCGAGCAGGTGCTCCGGGAGTGCCCCGGGGTGCGCGACGCCGCGGCCGTGGCGATGCCCGACCGCCGGCTCGGCGAGTGCGTGTGCGCGTACCTCGTGCTCGAGCCCGGGGTGCCCGCCCCGGACGTCCCGGCGCTGCGCGAGCAGTTCCTGGCGCGCGGCCTGGCCAAGTACAAGATCCCCGCGCACGTCGAGGTGGTCGACGCCCTGCCGCTGTCCCCCGCCGGGAAGGTGCGCAAGGACGTGCTGCGCGAGCGCGCCGCGGCCCTCGTCCCCGTCGGCTGA
- a CDS encoding electron transfer flavoprotein subunit beta/FixA family protein, which yields MQIAVLVKQVPDDLAGARLTAAGVLDRAAGPATTDPVDRNALEAAVALAEAAGDSTVTVVAMGPASAKAVLKECVSVGATAGVHVSDEGLAGSDALATARVLAAAVRRLGPVDLVLAGARSFDGATAAVPAMVAELLDLPQVTTVTAIEAEPGALVCTQVLEDGHARVRLPLPGVVSVDEYVNTPRYPSVRSKLAANKAVFEVLTAADLGVTEVGPDAARAVVVATAEPPAREPGQRIQGTDARDTAEKLVAALAGAGAL from the coding sequence ATGCAGATCGCAGTCCTGGTCAAGCAGGTGCCCGACGACCTCGCCGGCGCGCGCCTGACCGCGGCCGGCGTGCTCGACCGGGCCGCCGGTCCCGCGACCACCGACCCCGTGGACCGCAACGCCCTCGAGGCCGCCGTCGCGCTGGCGGAGGCCGCCGGGGACAGCACCGTGACGGTCGTCGCGATGGGTCCGGCGTCCGCCAAGGCGGTGCTCAAGGAGTGCGTGAGCGTCGGCGCGACCGCCGGTGTCCACGTCAGCGACGAGGGCCTGGCCGGCTCCGACGCGCTCGCGACCGCGCGGGTGCTCGCCGCCGCCGTGCGCCGCCTCGGCCCGGTCGACCTGGTCCTCGCCGGCGCGCGGTCGTTCGACGGCGCCACCGCCGCGGTGCCCGCCATGGTCGCCGAGCTGCTGGACCTGCCGCAGGTCACGACCGTCACCGCGATCGAGGCCGAGCCCGGCGCGCTGGTCTGCACCCAGGTGCTCGAGGACGGGCACGCCCGCGTGCGGCTGCCGCTGCCCGGTGTCGTGTCGGTCGACGAGTACGTGAACACCCCGCGGTACCCGTCCGTGCGCTCCAAGCTCGCCGCCAACAAGGCGGTGTTCGAGGTGCTGACCGCCGCGGACCTCGGCGTCACCGAGGTCGGCCCCGACGCCGCCCGCGCGGTCGTCGTCGCCACCGCGGAGCCGCCCGCCCGGGAGCCCGGGCAGCGCATCCAGGGCACCGACGCCCGGGACACCGCCGAGAAGCTGGTCGCCGCGCTCGCCGGCGCCGGCGCCCTGTGA
- a CDS encoding electron transfer flavoprotein subunit alpha/FixB family protein: MSCTLWVLVESERGVAADASLAVVTEARRLADACGGTVTAVAVGEDLDDVVARAGAAGAHTVRRVSGGYADYATEPWTAALHTLLTTHAPTALLVAATTRGADVAPRLAARLGTGLVTDCVALECTGDGLLGVKTVLGGAAVTRSRVRDAVAVLTVRPGVLPPAATDGTAAEVVVEDLPAAPSRTTLVERVPAEDTGEVALEDARIIVSGGRAMGGADGFGVLRELATALGPTAAVGASRPAADSGWVPVSLEIGVSGKKVAPDLYLACGISGASQHLAGMSGSRTVVAINKDPEAPIFGVADFGVVGDLFEIVPALTEAVRAHRG, from the coding sequence ATGAGCTGCACCCTGTGGGTCCTGGTCGAGTCGGAGCGCGGCGTCGCCGCCGACGCGAGCCTGGCCGTCGTGACCGAGGCGCGCCGCCTGGCGGACGCGTGCGGCGGCACCGTGACCGCGGTGGCCGTCGGCGAGGACCTGGACGACGTCGTCGCCCGGGCCGGCGCCGCGGGCGCGCACACCGTCCGCCGCGTGTCCGGCGGCTACGCCGACTACGCCACCGAGCCGTGGACGGCGGCGCTGCACACCCTGCTGACCACGCACGCCCCGACCGCGCTGCTGGTCGCCGCGACCACCCGCGGGGCGGACGTCGCCCCCCGGCTCGCCGCGCGCCTCGGCACGGGCCTGGTCACGGACTGCGTGGCGCTCGAGTGCACCGGTGACGGACTGCTGGGCGTCAAGACCGTGCTCGGCGGCGCGGCCGTCACCCGCAGCCGGGTGCGGGACGCCGTCGCCGTGCTCACCGTCCGCCCGGGCGTCCTGCCGCCCGCCGCCACCGACGGGACCGCTGCCGAGGTCGTCGTCGAGGACCTCCCGGCCGCCCCCTCGCGCACCACGCTCGTGGAGCGTGTGCCCGCGGAGGACACCGGCGAGGTCGCGCTCGAGGACGCCCGCATCATCGTCTCCGGCGGCCGCGCGATGGGCGGGGCCGACGGGTTCGGCGTGCTGCGCGAGCTCGCGACGGCACTCGGCCCCACCGCGGCCGTCGGCGCCTCCCGGCCCGCAGCGGACTCCGGCTGGGTGCCCGTCTCCCTCGAGATCGGGGTCTCCGGCAAGAAGGTCGCCCCCGACCTGTACCTGGCCTGCGGGATCTCCGGCGCCAGCCAGCACCTCGCCGGCATGTCCGGCTCCCGCACCGTCGTCGCGATCAACAAGGACCCGGAGGCGCCGATCTTCGGCGTCGCGGACTTCGGCGTCGTCGGCGACCTGTTCGAGATCGTGCCCGCGCTGACCGAGGCGGTGCGCGCGCACCGGGGATGA
- a CDS encoding FAD-dependent oxidoreductase, translating into MTVAPPAPSATADRTRPAPLTVRVDPRPAAPATPHLLSPLSVRSMTLRNRVVMPPMGTNMAMPDGTVSDTQLDYYEQRARGGTGLIIVENICVAFPAGSNGTTQLRIDHDRYVPRLWELTERLHRHGAKAAIQLNHAGASASPARTGVPALSASDVPSKPGGPVPVPMTPEQIAEVPAQYAAAALRAKRAGFDAVELHAGHSYLLCQFLSPLYNHRTDAYGGTPENRARLVRETLEAVRAAVGPTYPVMLRISADELVAGGNTVADSVELMRHLVDEVDVIDVSAALAGNLQYQIDRMDLPDGWRAGMARVFREEFGRPTISSGNYRDPAVAERVVAEGDTDLVAIGRGLIAEPWWVRKVATGCADRILDCISCNIGCADHRIRLDRPIRCTVNPDIVGHEDYLRRRVTAPTRVVVVGGGVGGLEAACTAAEVGCDVVLLEARDVVGGVVGEAVRLPAKRRIATFLDHLVRRAARAGVEIRTATPATVDLVRELAPDVVVNATGSQPLLPPVPGLLDRVDVPGTQVFSILGATAGVDDLPALAGKPVVVVGAGAVGLDVVEACVAAGAEVTLVERLDRVAGDLDLITAMQMREMLDRHDVTVLTRTSLTEVGDGWVEVEDPDGSRRRLEGAATYVCLGMRGDRTSHGELAGAFRGTDVDVLDVGDSSGGAKIIDATAGGRDVLLTLEARGVLAPR; encoded by the coding sequence GTGACCGTCGCGCCCCCTGCCCCGTCCGCCACCGCGGACCGCACCCGGCCCGCGCCCCTGACCGTGCGGGTCGACCCCCGCCCGGCCGCGCCCGCGACCCCGCACCTGCTGTCCCCGCTGAGCGTCCGGTCCATGACGCTGCGCAACCGCGTGGTCATGCCCCCGATGGGCACCAACATGGCCATGCCCGACGGCACGGTCTCCGACACCCAGCTCGACTACTACGAGCAGCGCGCCCGCGGCGGCACCGGCCTGATCATCGTCGAGAACATCTGCGTGGCCTTCCCCGCCGGGTCGAACGGCACCACCCAGCTCCGCATCGACCACGACCGCTACGTCCCGCGGCTGTGGGAGCTGACCGAGCGCCTGCACCGGCACGGCGCGAAGGCCGCGATCCAGCTCAACCACGCGGGTGCCTCCGCGAGCCCCGCACGGACCGGGGTGCCCGCGCTGTCGGCCTCCGACGTCCCGTCCAAGCCCGGCGGACCGGTCCCCGTGCCGATGACGCCCGAGCAGATCGCCGAGGTGCCCGCGCAGTACGCCGCCGCGGCGCTGCGGGCCAAGCGCGCCGGGTTCGACGCCGTCGAGCTGCACGCCGGGCACTCGTACCTGCTCTGCCAGTTCCTGTCGCCGCTGTACAACCACCGCACCGACGCCTACGGCGGCACCCCCGAGAACCGCGCCCGGCTCGTCCGGGAGACCCTCGAGGCGGTCCGCGCCGCCGTCGGCCCCACGTATCCCGTGATGCTGCGGATCAGCGCCGACGAGCTGGTCGCGGGCGGCAACACCGTGGCCGACTCGGTCGAGCTGATGCGCCACCTGGTCGACGAGGTCGACGTCATCGACGTGTCCGCGGCGCTCGCCGGCAACCTGCAGTACCAGATCGACCGCATGGACCTCCCGGACGGCTGGCGCGCCGGCATGGCACGCGTGTTCCGCGAGGAGTTCGGCAGGCCGACGATCTCCAGCGGCAACTACCGCGACCCCGCGGTCGCCGAGCGCGTCGTCGCGGAGGGCGACACCGACCTGGTGGCGATCGGCCGGGGGCTCATCGCCGAGCCGTGGTGGGTGCGCAAGGTCGCGACCGGGTGCGCGGACCGCATCCTCGACTGCATCTCCTGCAACATCGGTTGCGCTGACCACCGCATCCGGCTGGACCGCCCGATCCGCTGCACCGTGAACCCGGACATCGTCGGGCACGAGGACTACCTGCGTCGCCGGGTGACCGCCCCGACGCGCGTGGTCGTGGTCGGCGGCGGCGTCGGCGGGCTCGAGGCGGCGTGCACGGCCGCGGAGGTCGGGTGCGACGTGGTGCTGCTCGAGGCCCGGGACGTCGTCGGCGGCGTGGTCGGGGAGGCCGTCCGGCTGCCCGCGAAGCGCCGCATCGCCACGTTCCTCGACCACCTCGTGCGGCGGGCCGCGCGCGCCGGCGTGGAGATCCGCACCGCGACGCCGGCGACCGTCGACCTGGTGCGCGAGCTGGCGCCCGACGTCGTGGTGAACGCGACCGGCTCGCAGCCGCTGCTGCCGCCCGTCCCCGGCCTGCTCGACCGCGTGGACGTCCCGGGGACGCAGGTCTTCTCGATCCTCGGCGCCACGGCCGGCGTCGACGACCTCCCCGCGCTCGCCGGGAAGCCGGTCGTCGTGGTCGGTGCCGGTGCGGTGGGCCTGGACGTCGTGGAGGCCTGCGTCGCCGCGGGCGCCGAGGTCACGCTCGTCGAGCGGCTCGACCGGGTCGCCGGCGACCTCGACCTCATCACCGCGATGCAGATGCGGGAGATGCTCGACCGGCACGACGTGACGGTGCTGACGCGCACGTCGCTGACGGAGGTCGGCGACGGCTGGGTCGAGGTGGAGGACCCCGACGGGTCCCGGCGCCGGCTCGAGGGTGCGGCGACCTACGTGTGCCTGGGCATGCGCGGCGACCGCACGAGCCACGGCGAGCTGGCCGGCGCGTTCCGCGGGACGGACGTGGACGTGCTCGACGTCGGCGACTCGTCGGGCGGCGCGAAGATCATCGACGCCACGGCGGGCGGCCGCGACGTGCTCCTGACGCTCGAGGCCCGCGGCGTCCTCGCACCCCGCTGA
- a CDS encoding TetR/AcrR family transcriptional regulator, whose product MTDAGQGAGASGDAGAGGAAVPRTRDADRTRKEILGAAIEEFSARGLLGARVDAIAERIHTTKRMIYYYFGSKDGLYRAALVESYRGTRDRERSLHLEDLPPEDALRELVRSTLCYDATHEPFVRLVLFENLLEEGMIGHLDAETREVNQVALEILDDVLARGRASGVFRDGPDAPSALDVHQVISALAFFRTANRSTFRELFGRDMLAEETRPQVRALVEDTVLRLVLATPA is encoded by the coding sequence ATGACCGACGCGGGGCAGGGGGCCGGGGCTTCCGGGGACGCGGGGGCGGGCGGTGCCGCGGTGCCGCGCACCCGCGACGCGGACCGGACCCGCAAGGAGATCCTCGGGGCGGCGATCGAGGAGTTCTCCGCCCGCGGCCTCCTCGGGGCGCGCGTGGACGCCATCGCGGAGCGCATCCACACCACCAAGCGGATGATCTACTACTACTTCGGCTCCAAGGACGGGCTGTACCGCGCCGCCCTCGTCGAGTCGTACCGCGGCACCCGGGACCGGGAGCGGTCGCTGCACCTCGAGGACCTGCCGCCCGAGGACGCGCTGCGCGAGCTCGTGCGCTCCACGCTCTGCTACGACGCCACCCACGAGCCGTTCGTCCGGCTGGTGCTGTTCGAGAACCTCCTCGAGGAGGGGATGATCGGCCACCTCGACGCCGAGACGCGCGAGGTGAACCAGGTCGCGCTCGAGATCCTCGACGACGTGCTGGCGCGCGGCCGGGCGTCCGGGGTGTTCCGCGACGGCCCCGACGCGCCGTCCGCCCTCGACGTGCACCAGGTGATCAGCGCGCTCGCGTTCTTCCGCACCGCCAACCGCTCGACGTTCCGGGAGCTGTTCGGCCGCGACATGCTCGCCGAGGAGACGCGCCCGCAGGTGCGGGCCCTCGTCGAGGACACCGTCCTGCGCCTGGTCCTCGCCACCCCGGCCTGA
- a CDS encoding shikimate dehydrogenase — MPDGTIRAITGHTELLGLIAYPIRHSLSPRMHNLALAELGLDYAYLAFEVDNDGLADAVTGLKALRVRGWNVSMPNKIAIVPMLDDLSPAARLVGAVNTVVNDGGRLTGHVTDGTGYMTALREAGVDPVGQRITLIGAGGAGTAIAVQAALDGVARIDIFNRRDAVWPVAEHTVRTIAEHTDATAVLHDLDDLDDFRACVDESVVLANATNVGMGALAGLNPLPAADVLRPDLFVSDVVYSPPRTPFLEQAEAAGCRTMNGLGMMLHQGAAAFELWTGKPMPVEHVRAELFG, encoded by the coding sequence ATGCCCGACGGAACGATCCGCGCCATCACCGGCCACACCGAGCTGCTCGGCCTGATCGCCTACCCGATCCGGCACAGCCTGTCGCCGCGGATGCACAACCTCGCGCTCGCCGAGCTCGGCCTCGACTACGCGTACCTCGCCTTCGAGGTCGACAACGACGGCCTGGCCGACGCGGTCACCGGCCTCAAGGCCCTGCGGGTGCGCGGCTGGAACGTGTCGATGCCGAACAAGATCGCGATCGTCCCGATGCTCGACGACCTGTCCCCCGCCGCGCGCCTCGTCGGCGCGGTCAACACGGTGGTCAACGACGGCGGCCGCCTCACCGGGCACGTGACCGACGGCACCGGCTACATGACCGCCCTGCGGGAGGCCGGGGTCGACCCCGTCGGGCAGCGGATCACCCTGATCGGCGCCGGCGGCGCGGGCACCGCGATCGCCGTCCAGGCCGCCCTCGACGGCGTCGCCCGCATCGACATCTTCAACCGCCGCGACGCCGTCTGGCCGGTCGCCGAGCACACCGTGCGCACCATCGCGGAGCACACGGACGCGACCGCCGTGCTGCACGACCTGGACGACCTCGACGACTTCCGCGCGTGCGTCGACGAGTCCGTCGTGCTGGCGAACGCCACCAACGTCGGCATGGGCGCCCTGGCGGGGCTGAACCCGCTGCCGGCGGCCGACGTGCTGCGGCCGGACCTGTTCGTCTCCGACGTCGTCTACAGCCCGCCGCGCACGCCGTTCCTCGAGCAGGCGGAGGCCGCCGGGTGCCGCACCATGAACGGACTCGGCATGATGCTCCACCAGGGCGCCGCGGCGTTCGAGCTGTGGACCGGCAAGCCGATGCCGGTCGAGCACGTGCGCGCCGAGCTGTTCGGCTGA